One region of Bacteroidota bacterium genomic DNA includes:
- a CDS encoding choice-of-anchor B family protein, translated as MNISLEGRLQYPDVGLNDIWGYSVDGNEYALVGTYEGISIVDVTDPKKPTELNYVKTVNSVWKDIKTYSHYAYVTHGIYSSSDKAQGLLIIDLNTINSEEMSTWTYKIDGIYETAHNIFIDENGIAYIFGVNEIGGALILDLKDSPTSPEYLSYYQNHYLHDGYVKDNTLYGCADKNGYFVVVDVNDKANPKDVVTSETPNRTTHNAWLSDDARTLYTTDERKSAYITSFDVSNPDNIVKLDMIRSKYSEQSIPHNTVVNGDFLISSYYAQGVQLVDASKPDNLVEVGRYDTTPVDKAEFNGAWGVYPYLPSGNILVSDTETGLHILKPDYQKAAYLEGIVKDDDTNGSIYNAEIEIVEDSSLSYSDYSGSFKSGTANSGTFEVEVRKEGYETLSVTVILEQGEITSKEFLLTKEALSLEDELLSEINVFPNPFKNFLQVDYKFKDRLQSTAHLILTNSIGQEVYRLDVLDNEGSLIIDKELQGGVYFVQIFNGTKFSKVVRVVKE; from the coding sequence TTGAATATCTCACTGGAGGGTAGATTACAATATCCTGATGTAGGGTTAAATGATATATGGGGATATTCGGTTGACGGAAATGAGTATGCCTTGGTTGGTACATATGAAGGTATATCGATAGTAGATGTTACAGATCCCAAAAAACCAACTGAACTTAATTATGTAAAAACCGTTAATTCTGTTTGGAAAGATATTAAGACCTACAGTCATTACGCATATGTAACACATGGTATTTATTCATCTTCGGATAAGGCCCAAGGTTTATTAATTATAGATTTAAATACTATTAATAGTGAAGAAATGTCTACCTGGACATATAAGATTGATGGTATTTACGAAACAGCCCACAATATTTTTATTGATGAAAACGGGATAGCGTATATTTTTGGGGTTAATGAGATTGGAGGTGCTCTGATTTTAGATTTAAAAGATAGTCCTACATCCCCGGAGTATTTGAGTTATTATCAGAATCATTATTTACATGATGGTTATGTTAAGGATAATACGCTGTACGGTTGCGCCGATAAAAATGGATATTTTGTAGTAGTGGATGTAAACGACAAGGCTAATCCAAAGGATGTTGTAACCAGTGAAACTCCTAATAGAACAACTCATAATGCCTGGCTTTCTGATGATGCTCGAACTTTATATACTACCGATGAAAGGAAGTCGGCTTACATAACATCCTTCGATGTGTCAAACCCTGATAACATCGTGAAGTTGGATATGATTCGTTCGAAGTATTCTGAACAGTCTATTCCTCACAATACTGTTGTGAATGGCGATTTTCTAATTTCTTCATATTATGCACAGGGAGTACAACTTGTTGATGCAAGTAAACCGGATAATCTTGTTGAAGTTGGCAGATACGATACTACGCCGGTAGATAAGGCTGAGTTTAATGGAGCATGGGGCGTATACCCTTACCTGCCTTCCGGAAATATTTTGGTCTCTGATACCGAAACCGGATTACATATTTTAAAGCCAGACTATCAGAAAGCAGCCTATTTAGAAGGAATTGTTAAGGATGATGATACTAATGGCAGTATATATAATGCCGAGATAGAAATTGTAGAAGATTCAAGCCTAAGTTATAGTGATTATAGCGGCTCATTTAAAAGTGGTACTGCAAATTCGGGGACTTTTGAGGTTGAAGTGAGAAAAGAGGGGTATGAAACACTTTCTGTAACAGTTATTTTAGAGCAGGGAGAAATCACATCTAAAGAGTTCCTTTTAACTAAGGAAGCATTGTCACTCGAAGATGAACTTCTAAGTGAGATTAACGTTTTCCCCAATCCTTTTAAAAACTTTTTACAGGTAGATTATAAGTTCAAAGATCGTTTACAGTCAACAGCCCACCTTATATTGACAAATTCTATTGGGCAGGAAGTATATAGGCTGGATGTTCTTGACAATGAGGGCAGTTTGATTATAGATAAAGAACTACAGGGAGGTGTTTATTTTGTTCAAATATTTAACGGAACAAAATTTTCGAAGGTTGTTAGAGTGGTTAAGGAGTAA
- a CDS encoding DNA gyrase/topoisomerase IV subunit A translates to MNNDHYEEDLNSDNLSDDMGAEAQDHQELHVNKISGMYQDWFLDYASYVILERAIPDIFDGFKPVQRRIMHSIKELDDGRYNKVANIVGNTMKYHPHGDASIGDAMVQLGQKELLIDTQGNWGNILTGDRAAAPRYIEARLSKFALEVLFNPKITEWQASYDGRNNEPVHLPVKFPLLLTQGVEGIAVGLSTKIMPHNFNELIDASVNHLRGRKVEIFPDFLTGGIADFSGYNDGLRGGKVRVRSRIVVEDKKTLKIVEVPYGTTTTSLIDSILKANDKGKIKIKKIEDNTADKVEILIHLPANISPDKTIDALFAFTDCEVSISPLCCVIQDEKPVFIGVTEILKSSTDNTVDLLKKELEIQLHELKEQWHMSSLERIFIENRIYIDIEKEETWEGVISAIHKGLIPHVSHLVREVTDDDVVRLTEIKIKRISKFDLSKAQLYIESLEERIAKIQYSLDNLIEFAIEYFKDLKKKYGKDRSRHTEIRLFDDIVASKVVIKNEKLYVNRNDGFAGTSLKKDEFITECSDIDDVIVIRKDGKMVVSKISSKAFFGKDIIHIAVFKKGDKRTVYNLIYIDGVSGVTYMKRFNVTSVTRDKEYDLTTGSKGSKVLYFTANHNGEAEIVSVNLKVQQKVKKLKFDIDFAELAIKGRGVKGNQVTKLPIRKIELKEKGISTLAARKIWYDDAVKRLNVEERGRLLGEFLGDDKLMVITKRGSIKLIGFELNTHFDDEMFILEKWDKDLPITAIYYEGEKKRYFMKRFLFDRFDREESFISDSKGSFLLRVALDYRPVIEVEFAKTRGQDKLDNRVINVEDFVGVKGYKALGNQLTSTKIRKIDIKEPLPYTPPVIEEDPEDDDPDNQIILEL, encoded by the coding sequence ATGAACAACGACCACTACGAAGAGGATTTGAATTCGGATAATCTTTCAGATGACATGGGTGCCGAAGCTCAAGATCATCAGGAACTTCATGTAAATAAAATTTCAGGAATGTATCAGGATTGGTTCCTTGATTACGCTTCATACGTAATCCTTGAAAGAGCTATTCCTGATATATTTGATGGATTTAAGCCGGTGCAACGAAGAATAATGCACTCGATAAAAGAGCTTGATGACGGGAGATATAATAAGGTAGCCAATATTGTAGGTAATACAATGAAATATCACCCCCATGGTGATGCTTCAATTGGAGATGCAATGGTTCAGTTAGGTCAGAAAGAATTACTGATAGATACTCAGGGTAACTGGGGAAATATTCTTACCGGAGATAGAGCGGCAGCACCACGATACATCGAAGCTCGTTTGTCGAAGTTTGCCCTCGAAGTCCTTTTTAATCCAAAAATTACTGAATGGCAGGCATCATACGATGGTCGTAATAATGAGCCTGTACATCTTCCGGTAAAATTCCCATTGTTGTTGACTCAGGGAGTAGAAGGTATTGCAGTTGGTTTGTCAACAAAGATTATGCCCCATAACTTCAATGAATTAATCGATGCTTCGGTAAATCATCTTAGAGGAAGGAAAGTTGAAATATTCCCTGATTTTTTAACAGGTGGGATTGCTGATTTTTCCGGTTATAATGATGGATTAAGAGGTGGAAAAGTTAGGGTGCGAAGCCGAATTGTTGTAGAAGACAAGAAAACATTAAAGATAGTGGAGGTACCTTATGGTACTACTACTACTTCGTTGATCGATTCTATCCTGAAGGCAAATGACAAAGGGAAAATTAAGATAAAGAAGATCGAGGATAATACAGCTGATAAAGTTGAGATATTAATACATCTTCCCGCAAATATTTCGCCTGATAAAACAATAGATGCTTTATTTGCATTTACCGACTGTGAGGTTTCTATCTCGCCCTTATGTTGTGTGATTCAGGATGAAAAACCTGTGTTTATTGGTGTTACTGAGATTCTTAAAAGTTCTACAGATAATACAGTAGACTTATTAAAAAAGGAATTAGAGATACAGCTTCACGAGTTAAAAGAACAGTGGCATATGTCCTCGTTAGAGAGGATTTTTATCGAAAACAGGATCTATATAGATATTGAGAAAGAGGAAACCTGGGAAGGTGTGATTTCTGCTATTCACAAAGGGTTAATACCTCATGTGTCTCATTTGGTAAGAGAGGTCACCGATGATGATGTAGTAAGACTTACTGAGATAAAGATTAAAAGAATTTCGAAATTCGACTTATCTAAGGCCCAGCTTTATATTGAGTCTCTTGAAGAGAGAATTGCTAAAATCCAATATAGCTTAGATAACCTGATAGAATTTGCGATAGAGTACTTCAAAGATTTGAAGAAAAAGTATGGTAAGGATAGGTCAAGACATACAGAAATCAGGCTTTTTGATGATATAGTAGCCTCTAAAGTTGTTATTAAAAATGAGAAACTTTATGTAAACAGGAACGATGGATTTGCAGGAACATCTTTGAAAAAAGATGAATTTATCACTGAATGTTCAGATATTGACGATGTTATTGTTATAAGGAAAGATGGAAAGATGGTGGTATCCAAGATTTCATCTAAAGCTTTCTTCGGTAAGGATATTATTCATATAGCCGTATTTAAGAAAGGAGATAAGCGTACGGTATACAACCTTATTTACATCGATGGTGTATCCGGAGTAACTTATATGAAACGTTTCAATGTCACTTCCGTAACAAGAGATAAGGAATACGATCTTACAACAGGATCGAAAGGAAGTAAGGTGCTATATTTTACAGCTAACCATAATGGAGAGGCAGAGATTGTGAGTGTAAACCTTAAAGTGCAGCAGAAAGTTAAGAAGCTTAAGTTTGATATCGATTTTGCTGAGTTAGCCATAAAGGGTAGAGGGGTGAAAGGTAATCAGGTAACAAAGTTGCCTATCAGAAAAATAGAATTAAAAGAAAAAGGTATTTCTACTCTTGCTGCCCGAAAAATTTGGTATGATGATGCTGTTAAGCGTCTGAATGTTGAAGAACGTGGAAGGCTTCTGGGTGAGTTTCTGGGCGATGACAAGCTAATGGTTATTACAAAGAGAGGTAGCATAAAGCTGATTGGATTTGAATTAAATACTCACTTCGACGATGAAATGTTTATTTTAGAGAAGTGGGATAAAGACCTTCCTATCACAGCAATATATTACGAAGGGGAAAAGAAACGTTATTTTATGAAGCGTTTCCTATTCGATAGATTCGACCGTGAAGAAAGTTTTATCAGTGATAGTAAAGGTAGTTTTCTTCTTCGTGTAGCATTGGACTACAGACCTGTTATTGAAGTAGAATTTGCAAAGACAAGAGGGCAGGATAAGCTTGATAACAGAGTTATAAATGTAGAGGATTTTGTTGGAGTAAAAGGGTATAAAGCCTTAGGAAATCAGTTGACATCTACTAAGATCAGAAAGATTGATATTAAGGAGCCTTTGCCTTATACTCCTCCTGTAATTGAAGAGGACCCGGAAGATGATGATCCCGATAATCAAATTATATTAGAGTTATAG
- the sbcD gene encoding exonuclease subunit SbcD produces MRILHTSDWHLGKKLERFSRLEEQISVMEEICDIANSEETDAIIVAGDVFDTFNPPVEAVELFYRTLRKLSNNGKRPVVVIAGNHDSADRIEAPDPLARELGIIFVGYPNSKINTFELDSGLKLINSDKGFLEFLLPNSELLRILTTPYANEQRLRSFLGVEDSEDELRNILEENWKETAEKYCDSKGVNILTAHLFFTKKGSKIQNEPDDEKPILHIGGAQAIYSNSIPKEIQYTALGHLHRKQIVDDTVSPVVYCGTPIAYSFGESNQDKFVAVLDIKANEKAIINFVELKNGKKLLRKVFNDLEVAREWLTENKNALVEITLEMDNFMTADEKKSLFDIHDGIVNIIPKINKKDGDTDSESKSINIQDDLPSLFKKYFSSKNGGQEPNEELMELFNEVISKN; encoded by the coding sequence ATGCGTATACTACATACATCTGACTGGCATTTAGGAAAAAAACTGGAACGTTTTTCCAGACTAGAAGAACAAATATCCGTAATGGAGGAAATTTGTGATATTGCTAATTCAGAAGAAACGGATGCCATAATTGTTGCAGGAGATGTTTTCGACACCTTTAACCCTCCCGTTGAGGCTGTAGAACTTTTCTACAGAACCCTACGCAAACTTTCTAACAACGGAAAGCGACCTGTCGTTGTTATTGCCGGCAATCATGATTCTGCCGACAGAATAGAAGCACCGGATCCGCTGGCACGTGAATTAGGGATAATTTTTGTTGGATACCCGAATTCAAAAATAAATACATTTGAACTGGATAGCGGATTAAAACTAATTAATTCGGACAAAGGATTTTTAGAGTTTCTTCTTCCAAACTCTGAACTTTTAAGGATATTAACTACCCCGTATGCAAACGAGCAACGTTTAAGAAGCTTTTTGGGAGTTGAAGATTCCGAAGATGAACTAAGAAATATTTTGGAAGAGAACTGGAAAGAAACGGCAGAAAAATACTGCGATTCTAAAGGTGTAAATATTCTAACTGCCCACTTATTTTTCACAAAAAAAGGAAGTAAAATCCAAAATGAACCAGATGATGAAAAACCGATCTTACATATCGGCGGAGCACAGGCGATATACAGCAATTCCATTCCGAAAGAAATTCAATATACTGCCTTAGGCCATCTTCACCGCAAACAGATTGTAGACGATACTGTTTCGCCTGTAGTTTATTGCGGAACTCCAATAGCCTACAGCTTTGGAGAAAGCAATCAGGATAAATTTGTAGCCGTTTTAGATATCAAAGCAAATGAAAAAGCCATTATAAATTTTGTAGAATTAAAAAATGGAAAAAAACTATTAAGGAAGGTCTTCAATGATTTGGAGGTTGCAAGAGAATGGTTAACAGAAAATAAAAATGCTCTGGTTGAAATAACTTTAGAGATGGATAATTTCATGACAGCCGATGAAAAAAAATCTCTTTTTGATATTCATGACGGGATAGTGAATATAATTCCAAAAATCAATAAAAAAGATGGAGATACGGACTCTGAATCTAAGTCCATAAACATCCAGGATGACCTGCCCAGCCTGTTTAAAAAATATTTTTCATCTAAAAATGGAGGCCAGGAACCTAATGAAGAGTTGATGGAACTATTCAACGAAGTTATTTCTAAAAACTAA
- a CDS encoding patatin-like phospholipase family protein has product MRTNLFLLAFWAIIIAFITGDLARVYGLQFLFVAPEYFNNVNFWSFFLVGIFFGLFTMAFHVTSYVYLSKHFPFLATLDKPLLKFSINNSLPPTIAFSVYFYSTFRFLYLVENMPIKEIFILFLGFTLGVILIISLMFTYFFSTNKNVLDLFGDKLGTRIKKTIDKPLNVLLKKEKSIKKLSKDSQNIKYYLKTPFKIKLVRPTKHYDKKMLLNVLQQHHYNGGLLMMAIILLMFILGIFSNQTFLKIPAAATVLLIFSLYIMIIGVLQTWFKKWTFTATVIILLAFNYYSPVFIKSNQSKAYGLNYKTSAEYNALNFNKISNDSIFRHDYIIGLETLKKWKKKNATIVGDKPKLVFINTSGGGQRSALWTFNVLNKLDSVCNFNIMKHTHLITGASGGMLGASYYRQLYLFGSNDEISKNFYTYYDRLGKDVLNPVMFTYVVNDLFFPFKKFKYNNIEYISDRGTALENQINKNTDFSLETPIKKLINPELNSKIPMMIFSPTIINDGRKLLISPSPISYLTYNKSVENQNRQVNEYDAVEFSRLFEDQKAEDLRLLSALRISASFPYISPMVVLPSTPKISLIDAGVRDNLGFELTLRFMDRYHEWIRNNTSGVIIIQVKADKASTIEIENKKYSISNSLFEPITGVVKSFSTIQIYNQNQLRQYSFSNFDFDVDMIAFSLFEDIERVSLSWHLTSIEKGEILKAKSSVSNRIAFLKFRKLLGLSNDDITSDIED; this is encoded by the coding sequence ATGCGGACAAATTTGTTTCTGCTTGCTTTTTGGGCTATTATCATTGCATTTATTACAGGTGATCTTGCAAGAGTATACGGCCTTCAATTTCTGTTTGTAGCCCCGGAATACTTTAACAATGTAAACTTTTGGTCATTCTTTCTTGTAGGGATCTTTTTTGGACTGTTTACGATGGCTTTTCATGTAACTTCGTATGTTTACCTCAGTAAACATTTCCCTTTTTTAGCTACACTCGACAAGCCTCTTTTAAAATTCTCAATCAATAACTCCCTCCCACCGACAATAGCATTTTCGGTATATTTCTATTCTACATTCAGGTTTTTATACTTAGTAGAAAACATGCCAATCAAAGAGATATTTATACTATTCCTTGGATTCACCTTAGGGGTAATATTAATTATATCATTGATGTTTACCTATTTCTTCTCTACAAATAAAAATGTATTAGACCTCTTTGGAGATAAATTAGGAACAAGAATAAAAAAGACCATAGACAAACCTCTTAATGTACTTCTTAAAAAAGAGAAAAGCATAAAGAAACTTTCTAAAGACAGTCAAAATATTAAATACTACTTAAAAACACCTTTTAAAATAAAACTTGTCAGACCCACAAAACATTACGACAAAAAAATGCTTCTTAATGTACTCCAACAGCATCACTATAACGGTGGTCTGTTGATGATGGCCATTATATTGCTAATGTTTATTTTAGGGATATTTTCAAATCAGACTTTCTTAAAAATACCTGCAGCAGCAACTGTTTTGCTAATTTTTTCGCTTTATATAATGATTATTGGAGTTCTTCAAACATGGTTCAAAAAATGGACCTTTACTGCTACTGTTATTATCCTCTTAGCCTTTAATTATTATTCACCGGTATTTATAAAATCCAACCAGAGTAAGGCCTATGGCCTCAATTATAAAACATCTGCAGAATACAACGCATTAAACTTTAATAAGATCTCGAACGACTCCATATTCAGACATGATTACATTATCGGTTTAGAAACCCTAAAAAAATGGAAGAAGAAGAATGCTACAATTGTAGGCGACAAACCAAAACTGGTATTTATAAATACCAGCGGGGGTGGACAAAGATCTGCATTATGGACATTTAATGTTTTAAATAAGCTGGACTCTGTCTGTAACTTTAATATAATGAAGCACACTCACCTCATCACAGGAGCTTCAGGTGGAATGCTGGGAGCATCTTATTACAGACAACTATACCTTTTTGGAAGTAATGATGAAATTTCCAAAAACTTTTATACTTATTACGACAGACTTGGCAAGGATGTTCTTAATCCAGTAATGTTTACTTATGTGGTAAACGACCTGTTTTTCCCTTTTAAAAAATTTAAATACAACAACATAGAATACATAAGCGACAGAGGTACTGCTCTGGAAAACCAGATCAACAAAAACACCGATTTTTCATTGGAAACACCGATTAAAAAACTTATCAACCCTGAGTTAAACAGCAAAATTCCAATGATGATTTTCTCCCCTACCATTATTAATGATGGCAGAAAACTATTAATATCGCCAAGTCCTATTTCATATTTAACGTATAACAAATCAGTTGAAAACCAAAATCGCCAGGTAAATGAATATGATGCTGTTGAATTCTCAAGATTGTTTGAGGACCAAAAGGCAGAAGATTTACGTCTTTTATCAGCATTGAGAATAAGTGCTTCATTTCCTTATATCAGCCCCATGGTAGTATTACCTTCTACTCCGAAAATTTCCCTAATCGATGCAGGGGTACGCGATAACCTTGGCTTTGAGCTTACATTACGCTTCATGGACAGATATCATGAATGGATTAGAAACAACACCTCAGGTGTAATAATAATCCAGGTTAAAGCAGACAAAGCATCTACAATAGAAATTGAAAATAAAAAATACAGTATAAGTAATTCTCTTTTTGAACCAATTACGGGGGTAGTTAAAAGTTTTTCTACAATTCAGATCTACAATCAAAATCAACTTCGCCAATATTCATTTTCCAACTTCGATTTCGACGTTGATATGATTGCATTCAGTCTATTTGAAGATATAGAGAGAGTATCACTTTCATGGCATCTTACGTCAATAGAAAAAGGGGAAATATTAAAGGCTAAATCATCTGTCAGTAACAGAATAGCCTTTTTAAAATTTAGAAAATTATTGGGATTATCAAATGATGACATCACCTCGGACATAGAGGATTAG
- a CDS encoding AAA family ATPase, which translates to MIPLKLKIKGIYSYIEEQTIDFSNLTDSSLFGIFGAVGSGKSTVLEAITFALYGDTERLNSRDSRAYNMMNLKSNELLIDFEFYTDTRDKKYRFIVKGKRNRNNFNDVKTFERSSLESTGDGSWLPTEKSATDIIGLSYKNFKRTIIIPQGKFKEFLELTAKDRTEMLNEIFHLQRFDLAPKLGSIKNKNEESLNILSGEMKQYEGKNPEVLKNLESDKALLTKKELTANEEIKKLRDNISEQNKLKELFESLSAAESKLGKLDNLKGDFEKRKTELTNYSYCRINFSELLNTEYRIEKEIKHSTDKLSLLKNSLEKNEENKNELASELKLVQKIYDKKDELTKEAEELEIIISIRNSIADNEILSKRIEKGNRIIVQEKSESNENQKILVEKKSELKKLKEDLPNISILHNVKNHLIKQNNLENQLKDINTEINKSTNEISSIKNQIKTDIEEKHFSESISEIRKKTDDEIDFLKSKRIELNEKQNHTLAQEKLKNWADDLVDGTPCPVCGSEHHPHILNISDLQNEISEIKKKDEYLEKTLSKLNKQNSILDIIEHKLSASKELLSDNTSKKIIVEKEISAHNNSFQWEQFKDISLEKTDRLISDTEKLSQQINNLEESIALIENKSLKLRESIDRNSEGVQKLKNKLIADEATIESKKGALKRLSLKQVENEDNNSLTKSASQNMETVKKAEIDFERISKETTSIITVIAEIKGQEKEITEKLKTLDESILDAKNLLSNSLAKSEYSSLEVVKRILSKKIDEQDESKIISDFELNLKLAAEELNKLKKISEGKIFDANLYSKTKEELSHKEAELKKLTTQIGVLQGEISKLTGDLEKKNILEKENESLLKRKDNINILSKLFKSKGFVNYISTVYLHNLSEAANNRFFKMTKQQLQLEITDSNEFQIRDLLNEGKTRNIKTLSGGQMFQASLSLALALADSVQSQVKADNKFFFLDEGFGSLDDESLHIVFEALKSLKNENRIVGIISHVESLKQEIDIHLQVNKDDETGSIIRHSWE; encoded by the coding sequence ATGATACCATTAAAATTAAAAATCAAAGGTATATATTCATACATCGAAGAGCAGACTATCGATTTCAGCAATCTTACGGACAGCTCTCTATTTGGAATTTTTGGAGCGGTAGGAAGCGGAAAATCTACCGTTCTTGAAGCAATTACATTTGCTCTTTACGGAGATACCGAACGACTCAACAGCAGAGATTCCAGGGCCTACAACATGATGAATTTAAAATCGAACGAATTACTTATAGATTTTGAATTTTATACTGATACCAGGGATAAAAAATACCGATTTATAGTAAAAGGGAAGAGAAACAGGAATAACTTCAATGATGTTAAAACATTCGAAAGAAGCTCTCTGGAATCAACAGGTGATGGAAGTTGGCTTCCCACAGAAAAATCAGCAACAGATATAATAGGATTAAGCTATAAAAACTTTAAACGAACTATAATTATTCCGCAAGGTAAGTTTAAGGAATTTCTGGAGCTAACTGCAAAAGACCGAACAGAAATGCTCAACGAAATCTTTCATCTCCAAAGATTTGATCTGGCGCCAAAACTGGGCTCTATAAAAAATAAAAACGAGGAGAGCTTAAATATCCTAAGCGGAGAAATGAAGCAATATGAAGGTAAAAACCCGGAGGTATTAAAAAATCTTGAATCAGATAAAGCTTTATTGACAAAAAAAGAATTAACAGCAAACGAGGAAATTAAAAAGCTTAGGGATAATATTTCAGAGCAAAACAAACTAAAAGAACTATTTGAAAGCCTGTCTGCGGCAGAATCAAAACTCGGCAAACTAGACAATCTAAAAGGTGATTTCGAAAAAAGAAAAACAGAATTAACCAACTATAGTTATTGCAGAATCAATTTTTCGGAATTATTAAATACCGAATACCGCATTGAAAAAGAGATTAAACATAGCACTGATAAACTGTCATTATTAAAAAATTCTCTTGAAAAGAACGAAGAGAATAAAAATGAACTGGCATCCGAATTGAAATTAGTTCAAAAAATATATGACAAAAAAGATGAGCTAACCAAAGAAGCTGAGGAACTGGAAATAATTATCTCTATCAGAAACTCTATTGCTGATAATGAAATTCTATCAAAAAGGATAGAAAAAGGCAATCGAATAATTGTTCAGGAAAAATCAGAATCAAATGAAAATCAAAAAATATTAGTTGAGAAAAAGTCAGAACTAAAAAAACTCAAAGAAGATCTTCCAAATATTTCTATTCTACATAATGTAAAGAATCACCTAATAAAACAGAACAATTTAGAGAATCAGTTAAAAGACATCAATACCGAAATAAATAAAAGCACTAATGAAATATCATCGATAAAAAATCAGATAAAAACCGATATTGAAGAGAAACACTTTTCAGAGTCAATATCAGAGATAAGAAAAAAAACAGATGATGAAATAGATTTTCTAAAAAGTAAACGAATTGAGCTGAATGAAAAACAGAATCATACTTTAGCTCAGGAAAAATTAAAAAATTGGGCAGACGATTTAGTTGACGGTACTCCATGTCCCGTATGTGGTTCTGAACATCATCCTCACATCTTAAACATATCAGACTTACAAAATGAAATATCCGAAATAAAGAAGAAGGATGAATATTTGGAAAAAACACTGTCGAAACTTAATAAGCAAAATTCAATATTAGACATAATAGAACACAAACTTTCAGCTTCAAAAGAACTACTTTCGGATAATACCTCGAAAAAAATAATAGTAGAAAAAGAAATTTCTGCACATAACAACTCTTTCCAATGGGAACAATTTAAAGATATATCTTTAGAAAAAACAGACAGACTAATATCTGATACAGAAAAGCTCAGTCAACAAATTAATAATTTAGAAGAAAGTATCGCTCTTATCGAAAATAAATCATTAAAGCTACGAGAGAGTATTGACAGAAATTCTGAAGGAGTGCAAAAGCTAAAAAATAAACTAATTGCAGATGAAGCAACTATAGAAAGCAAAAAAGGTGCATTGAAAAGATTATCGCTAAAACAAGTTGAAAATGAAGATAATAATTCATTGACAAAGTCTGCTAGTCAAAATATGGAAACTGTAAAAAAAGCAGAAATCGATTTTGAGAGAATATCTAAAGAAACAACCTCTATAATAACAGTAATTGCGGAGATAAAAGGTCAGGAAAAAGAAATTACAGAAAAACTAAAAACTCTCGATGAATCAATTTTGGATGCTAAAAATCTATTAAGTAATTCATTGGCTAAATCTGAATACAGTTCATTAGAAGTTGTAAAAAGAATTCTCTCAAAAAAAATAGATGAGCAGGATGAATCTAAAATTATTTCAGATTTTGAACTAAATCTAAAATTAGCCGCAGAAGAATTAAACAAACTTAAGAAGATAAGCGAGGGTAAAATTTTCGATGCGAATTTATATTCTAAAACTAAAGAAGAACTTTCGCATAAAGAGGCGGAATTAAAAAAACTAACTACTCAAATTGGTGTACTTCAGGGTGAAATATCAAAACTAACAGGCGATCTGGAAAAGAAGAATATTCTTGAAAAGGAAAATGAGAGTCTTTTGAAACGAAAAGACAACATCAATATTTTATCTAAATTATTTAAAAGTAAAGGCTTTGTAAATTACATTTCAACCGTCTATTTGCACAACTTAAGCGAAGCGGCAAACAACAGGTTCTTTAAAATGACAAAGCAACAACTTCAACTTGAAATTACGGATAGTAATGAATTTCAAATTCGCGATCTGTTAAACGAAGGAAAAACAAGAAACATTAAAACTTTATCAGGCGGACAGATGTTTCAGGCATCACTTTCTCTGGCTCTGGCTCTGGCCGACAGTGTTCAGTCGCAGGTAAAAGCTGATAATAAATTTTTCTTTCTCGATGAAGGTTTTGGTTCCTTAGATGATGAATCTCTTCACATAGTTTTTGAAGCATTAAAATCGCTTAAAAACGAGAACAGGATTGTAGGAATAATTTCACACGTTGAAAGTCTGAAGCAGGAAATTGACATTCACCTTCAAGTTAATAAAGATGATGAAACAGGCAGTATAATTAGACATTCATGGGAATAA